One Magnetococcales bacterium genomic window, GGTTCGACCCTGGGCCCGACGGACGCAGCCTTCGCCGTCCGGGGTACACGGGTGATCTGGCGCACATTGGACATCGCCGCCGCCTTGACGGCATCGCAAATGCGAATCCGCGACTCTTCGAGGAAATCCTTGGTCCCCATCTTGGGTTTGGTGATGATTTCGATCGCCCCGTATTCCATCGCCTTCAGGGCGGTTTCGGATCCCTTGGTCGTCAAGGTCGAACACATGACCACGGGGATGGGGTGTTGCGTCATGATTTTCTGGAGAAAGGTGATCCCATCCATCCGCGGCATCTCGACGTCCAGAGTGATCACGTCCGGCACGAGTGTCTTGATCCGTTCCGCGGCGACGAAGGGATCCTGGGCCATGCCAATCACATGGATATCCGGATCCGATTCGAGGATTTTTGCCAGGGTCTGGCGCACGACCGCGGAATCGTCAACGATCAGTACATTTATTTTTTTATTGATCATGATCCACTGCACTTTATCACCCGGAGACACGATGCCCCCGGGCCAAGAAAAAGAAAGAAAAGCGGAAACCCGTTCGTCGGGAATCGCATCCCCATCCCCGAATGCGCCATGAAAAACAAGAACGAAACCTGATGCCGATCCCCAGGGCCCCACTTGTATTGAACGTTGGCATGTATTCCAACGTCCGATCTCCCGCAATCGACACCCGTCAGGGTATGCCATCAGCCCGCCTTTGTCCATGGGAAACAAGGTTATCGTTACCCATCGCTCCGTGCCGACCGGGACAGAAATGTTCGAGGAAAAGCAATGCGTATCTCAGGGATGGACAGGTCACCACATCCGGGATTGGGAGAAACGCACACGCCGAAAACCTTGTTTTCCGTCATTCACGCCGTCTCATCCAAATCACCGTCGTTTGAACCTGCGAAAAAAATGAGATCGCATCCCCTTTTTTTCTAAAGCCTGCGTTTACATTGCCGATAAATTGAAAAGAGGTTGTTTATTTCAGAAATTTCCACGACATCGAACGGCGCCAGAAGCTACCGCTTGAGATTTGGCGGCATGTATCGAAAAAAAAGCTCAAGGCCATTCGAATGGATCCGATAAATTGAAAAGGGGAGGTTTATTATCGAACTGCCTCTCAAGAGGCAGCTTCGGGAGCCTGGGTCGGTTTCCTCAACAAAAAGGACCCATCGATTTCCAGGGAAGGGTCACGTTCAGGACGTTTGGAGAATTTTCATGTCTTTGACTATCAACAACAGCATTGCCTCGATCAATGCTCGGCGGCAACTTGAAAAACACACGCTCAAATTGAGCAAAACGTTTGCCCGGTTGTCATCCGGAATGCGTATCAACACCTCCCAGGACGATGCCGCCGGCATGGCCATCACCAACCGCATGGTCGCCCAGATCCGTGGTATGAACGTGGCCGTCCGCAACGCCAACGACGGCATTTCCCTGGCCCAGGTCGCGGAAGGGGCCTTGGACGAAACCCAGAATGCCCTGCAGAGGATGCGCGAACTGGCCATCCAGGCGGCCAACTCCACCTACTCCGTCTCCGACCGCGCCAACCTTCAGGATGAATTCGAACAGATGCTCTCCGAAATCAACCGGATCGCATCGGATGCCGAGTTCAACAATGTCAAACTGCTTGGTGGTATCAAATATTCGGGGACCGACTCGTTCAAGATTCAACAATTTGCCGGAACGTTTCATGTCGGAGCCGATACGGGTCAAACCATCACCATCACAGTGGGACGGGCCGGTCTCGGAGAGTTGGGACTCTATAATTACAGTTATGCCGCTGCGGGCCTGTCGGCAACCCGATCCATCACCGCCGCAAGTGTCAAGGTGTGGGTCTCCACTGCGGCCAAAGCCAATTCGGCCCTCGGTTTCATCGACAGCGCCCTGGATTCGGTCTCCGACATCCGTGCCGCCCTTGGCGCCGCGCAAAGCCGGTTTGAATCGGTCATTTCCTCACTCTCCAACGCGGTCGAAAACACCGATGCCGCCCGCTCGCGGATTCAGGATGCCGACATCGCCCTGGAAACGGCCAATCTGACCAAGTACACGATTCTCCAGCAGGCGGGGGTGGCGATCCTGGCCCAGGCCAATCAACAGCCGACCATCGCCCTGGCCCTCCTGGGGGCCTGACCCAAGCTACTGGGATCGAAAATAAAACGCTGCAACGGGGTGGGTTGACCCGTCCAATGAACAGCCCAAACGTCACAAGGGATGGATGACTCAAGGGAACCCGGTTTCCGCATAACACTCAAGGATCACGCTCATGGCTCTTACGATCAACAACAGCATCGCTTCCATCAATGCCCGCCGGCAACTTGAAAAACACACGCTCAAATTGAGCAAAACGTTTGCCCGGTTGTCCTCGGGAATGCGCATCAACACGTCACAGGACGATGCCGCCGGCATGGCCATCACCAACCGCATGGTTGCCCAGATCCGCGGCATGAACGTGGCCATCCGCAACGCCAACGATGGTATTTCACTGGCCCAGGTGGCCGAGGGGGCGCTTGACGAAACGCAAAACGCATTGCAACGGATGCGTGAACTGGCCATTCAGGCAGCAAACTCGACCTACTCGTCCAGCGATCGCGCCAATCTTCAGGATGAATTTGAACAAATGCTCTCGGAAATCCAACGGATTTCCTCCGACACCACCTTCAATAACAATATTCTCCTGGGTGGTAGTACCAATGGACGTTATGGAACCTCCTTCAGAGGAACCTTCCATGTCGGGGCGGACACCGGACAGACCATCACCATCCGGTTCAGCGTCATGAACGTTTCGGCCCTGGGACTGGTCAAACTGCATGCCACCAACACCGTGGCTTCGGCCATCACCAAAAGCGCCCAGGTCAGCATCGGTGTCGCCGCCAAGGCCAACAGTGCCCTGGCCTTCATCGATTCCGCCCTGGATGCCGTC contains:
- a CDS encoding flagellin FliC; translation: MSLTINNSIASINARRQLEKHTLKLSKTFARLSSGMRINTSQDDAAGMAITNRMVAQIRGMNVAVRNANDGISLAQVAEGALDETQNALQRMRELAIQAANSTYSVSDRANLQDEFEQMLSEINRIASDAEFNNVKLLGGIKYSGTDSFKIQQFAGTFHVGADTGQTITITVGRAGLGELGLYNYSYAAAGLSATRSITAASVKVWVSTAAKANSALGFIDSALDSVSDIRAALGAAQSRFESVISSLSNAVENTDAARSRIQDADIALETANLTKYTILQQAGVAILAQANQQPTIALALLGA
- a CDS encoding flagellin FliC, which encodes MALTINNSIASINARRQLEKHTLKLSKTFARLSSGMRINTSQDDAAGMAITNRMVAQIRGMNVAIRNANDGISLAQVAEGALDETQNALQRMRELAIQAANSTYSSSDRANLQDEFEQMLSEIQRISSDTTFNNNILLGGSTNGRYGTSFRGTFHVGADTGQTITIRFSVMNVSALGLVKLHATNTVASAITKSAQVSIGVAAKANSALAFIDSALDAVSTFRASLGALQSRFETVISSLSNIVENTDSARSRIQDADIALETANLTKYTILQQAGVAILAQANQQPTIALALLGA